One Pseudomonas brassicacearum genomic region harbors:
- a CDS encoding conjugative transfer ATPase has protein sequence MRTGDSGSRTSAWKAWRHPLRPRATLADEAALYVHNPSFTDHLPWVEYLDTEQCFLLDDNRSVGAVFELLPIGTEGREPDWLVTARDALEDALQDSFDELDQAPWVAQFFCQDDNDFTPYLTRLTDYIQDSARGTVFTETFLELSRRHLKAIAKPGGLFEDKAVTRLPWRGNNRRVRLVIYRWLEDGIEETGLTPVQSLQQACERIVASLQACGVQSARVDGHGLYAWLLPWFNPAPRLTDEAPEDFYQCVAYPESSDGESLELPFDHDFAERLFFNEPRSDVQQGLWYFDGQPHRVMVVDKLRRPPLIGQLTGETRKGDAVNALFDQLPEGTVMSLTLVVKPQDVLEEQLNRLARKAIGENLASTQTRQDVEEARAIIGRQHKLYRGTLAFYVRGHDEQQLHQRSVSLANALLGAGLQPVREGDEVAACNSYLRWLPMTYNPARDTRNWYTRLMFAQHLANLVPIWGRSTGTGHPGITLFNRGGSPLSFDPLSRLDRAMNGHLLLFGPTGAGKSATLVTLLMQVMAVYRPRLFIVEAGNSFGLQGDYFATQGLSVNKVQLKPGTAVSLAPFADAWRLVEQPDQVASLSIDEWDDEVVTSREDQRDVLGELEITARLMITGGEAKEEARLSRADRSLIRECILDAAQTCVAAERQVLTRDVRDALLRVAADPHLPEKRRERAQEMGESMDLFCQGFEGELFDREGTPWPESDVTIVDLATYAREGYEAQMSISYISLMNTVNNLAERDQYLGRPIIMVTDEGHIITKNPLLAPFVVKGTKMWRKLGAWFWLATQNLADFPTAAQTMLNMIEWWICLNMPPAEIEEIARFKKLTPAQKALLLSASKEPGKYTEGVVLSKKLETLFRAVPPSLYLALAMTEPEEKAERWTLMQSTGCSELEAAYRVAERIDRMRGIK, from the coding sequence GTGCGTACCGGCGATTCGGGCAGCCGCACTTCTGCGTGGAAAGCCTGGCGCCACCCATTGCGCCCTCGTGCCACCTTGGCCGATGAAGCTGCACTGTATGTACACAACCCCAGCTTCACCGATCATCTGCCTTGGGTCGAATACCTCGACACCGAGCAGTGTTTTCTACTGGATGACAATCGCTCGGTGGGGGCGGTGTTCGAGTTGCTGCCCATCGGCACTGAAGGGCGCGAACCCGATTGGCTTGTGACAGCCCGCGATGCCCTCGAAGACGCCCTGCAGGATAGCTTTGACGAACTGGACCAAGCGCCTTGGGTGGCGCAGTTTTTCTGCCAGGACGATAACGATTTCACCCCCTACCTGACGCGGCTCACCGATTATATTCAAGACAGCGCGCGAGGCACGGTCTTCACCGAAACGTTTTTGGAACTCAGTCGTCGTCATCTGAAGGCCATCGCCAAGCCGGGAGGTCTGTTCGAGGACAAGGCCGTCACGCGCCTACCCTGGCGCGGCAATAATCGACGGGTGCGCCTGGTGATCTATCGCTGGCTTGAGGATGGCATTGAGGAGACGGGACTTACCCCGGTGCAATCCCTGCAACAGGCTTGCGAACGTATCGTGGCTTCGTTGCAGGCATGCGGGGTGCAATCGGCGCGAGTCGATGGCCACGGTCTGTATGCTTGGTTGTTGCCCTGGTTCAATCCGGCGCCCAGGCTCACGGATGAAGCGCCCGAGGATTTCTACCAATGCGTGGCCTATCCGGAGTCAAGTGATGGCGAGTCGCTGGAGTTACCCTTCGATCACGACTTCGCCGAGCGGCTGTTTTTCAACGAACCGCGTTCGGATGTGCAACAGGGACTTTGGTACTTCGATGGACAACCCCATCGGGTCATGGTGGTGGACAAACTGCGGCGGCCTCCCTTGATTGGTCAACTCACTGGTGAAACTCGCAAGGGCGACGCGGTGAATGCGCTGTTCGACCAGTTACCCGAAGGCACGGTGATGAGTCTGACCCTGGTGGTCAAACCCCAAGATGTGCTCGAGGAGCAGCTGAACCGTCTGGCGCGCAAAGCCATCGGTGAAAACCTGGCCTCGACCCAGACCCGCCAGGATGTTGAAGAGGCTCGCGCGATCATCGGCCGTCAGCACAAGCTATACCGGGGCACCCTGGCATTTTACGTGCGCGGTCACGATGAACAGCAATTGCACCAGCGATCGGTCAGCCTGGCCAACGCGCTGTTGGGCGCGGGGCTGCAACCGGTACGTGAGGGTGATGAAGTCGCCGCGTGCAACAGTTACCTGCGTTGGCTGCCGATGACTTACAACCCGGCCCGCGACACACGCAACTGGTACACACGCCTGATGTTCGCTCAACACTTGGCAAATCTCGTTCCCATCTGGGGTCGCAGCACCGGCACCGGCCACCCGGGCATCACACTGTTCAATCGTGGTGGCTCGCCGTTGAGCTTTGATCCGTTGTCACGCCTAGACCGAGCCATGAACGGCCATCTGCTGTTATTCGGCCCGACCGGCGCCGGTAAGTCGGCCACCCTGGTCACCCTGCTGATGCAGGTCATGGCGGTGTACCGCCCTCGCCTGTTCATCGTTGAGGCCGGTAACTCATTCGGTTTACAGGGCGACTACTTCGCAACGCAAGGCCTGTCGGTCAACAAGGTCCAATTGAAACCTGGTACCGCGGTCAGCCTCGCCCCGTTCGCCGATGCCTGGCGCCTGGTCGAGCAGCCGGATCAGGTGGCGAGTCTATCGATCGATGAGTGGGACGATGAGGTGGTAACCAGTCGCGAAGACCAGCGCGATGTTCTCGGCGAACTGGAAATCACCGCCCGCCTGATGATCACCGGCGGCGAAGCCAAGGAAGAAGCGCGCCTGAGTCGAGCCGATCGCAGCTTGATTCGCGAGTGCATCCTAGATGCGGCACAGACTTGTGTCGCAGCGGAGCGCCAGGTACTGACCCGCGACGTGCGCGACGCGTTGCTGCGCGTCGCCGCCGACCCGCATTTGCCGGAGAAGCGTCGTGAGCGTGCCCAGGAAATGGGCGAGTCCATGGACCTGTTTTGCCAGGGTTTCGAGGGTGAACTGTTCGATCGTGAAGGCACGCCTTGGCCCGAGAGCGATGTGACCATTGTCGATCTGGCCACCTACGCTCGCGAAGGCTACGAGGCACAGATGTCCATCAGCTACATCAGCCTGATGAACACCGTGAATAACCTTGCCGAACGAGACCAGTACCTGGGCCGACCGATCATCATGGTCACCGACGAGGGCCATATCATCACCAAGAACCCGCTGCTGGCACCCTTCGTGGTCAAGGGCACGAAGATGTGGCGCAAGCTCGGCGCGTGGTTCTGGCTGGCGACGCAAAACCTTGCCGACTTCCCCACCGCCGCGCAGACCATGCTCAACATGATCGAATGGTGGATTTGCTTGAACATGCCGCCCGCGGAAATCGAAGAAATCGCACGGTTCAAGAAACTCACGCCGGCACAGAAAGCCTTGCTGCTCTCCGCCAGTAAGGAGCCGGGGAAATACACTGAGGGGGTCGTGCTATCGAAGAAGCTCGAGACGCTGTTTCGGGCCGTGCCGCCAAGTCTTTATCTCGCCCTGGCCATGACGGAGCCCGAGGAAAAAGCCGAACGCTGGACACTGATGCAGAGCACCGGCTGCTCGGAACTGGAGGCGGCTTACCGGGTAGCTGAACGGATCGATAGGATGCGAGGAATTAAGTGA
- a CDS encoding ArdC family protein, whose product MRNIYQDVTDKIVTALDQGVAPWIKPWSSNGSTDVTHHQPYPINAITQRPYSGINLPLLWAEARLQGFTQDRWLTFNQAKKAGGHIRKGEHSTLAVLYKPMEREEQTESGQPVLDENGQPKVAHFGILRTHFLFNIEQTEGLETLNETLIETEPSDPFFPNAAAESLLRSSGANIIHRFADEAFYHPIRDLIQLPTKAQFHDQGGYYATALHELTHWTGHHSRLQREGVTTPCPFGSPGYAFEELIAEMGAAFLCAYAGIQGELRHEGYIDSWLGLLKADNRAIFRASGQARCASEYVLNLEQQRKQSGMDGSRCLNDGA is encoded by the coding sequence ATGCGCAATATCTACCAAGACGTGACAGACAAGATCGTTACCGCGTTAGACCAAGGCGTAGCGCCCTGGATCAAACCTTGGTCCTCAAATGGCTCAACTGACGTCACTCATCACCAGCCCTATCCCATCAACGCCATCACGCAGCGTCCCTATTCGGGCATCAATTTACCGTTGCTCTGGGCCGAGGCCAGGTTGCAAGGGTTCACTCAAGATCGCTGGCTGACCTTCAATCAAGCCAAAAAAGCCGGCGGGCACATCCGTAAGGGTGAGCACAGCACTCTGGCAGTGCTCTACAAACCGATGGAGCGCGAGGAACAGACCGAATCAGGCCAACCCGTACTCGATGAAAACGGTCAGCCCAAGGTCGCTCACTTCGGCATTCTCAGGACACATTTTCTGTTCAACATCGAGCAAACGGAAGGGCTCGAAACGCTCAACGAAACTTTAATCGAGACGGAACCGAGCGATCCCTTCTTCCCCAACGCTGCTGCAGAAAGTTTGTTGCGAAGTTCGGGCGCAAATATCATTCATCGATTTGCCGACGAAGCCTTTTACCACCCGATCAGGGATCTCATCCAACTGCCGACAAAAGCGCAATTTCACGATCAGGGTGGGTACTACGCCACCGCGCTTCACGAGCTGACGCACTGGACTGGGCATCACTCTCGGTTGCAGCGTGAAGGCGTGACCACACCTTGCCCATTCGGCTCGCCAGGTTATGCATTTGAAGAGTTGATCGCCGAAATGGGTGCCGCTTTTTTATGTGCATATGCCGGTATACAGGGAGAGCTTCGGCACGAGGGCTACATCGACTCCTGGCTCGGCCTGCTCAAGGCTGATAACCGCGCGATTTTCCGAGCCAGTGGTCAGGCCCGATGCGCCTCGGAGTATGTGCTTAACCTGGAACAGCAACGGAAGCAGTCGGGAATGGATGGCTCGCGATGCCTGAACGATGGCGCCTGA
- a CDS encoding conjugal transfer protein TraG N-terminal domain-containing protein, producing the protein MLMSTNSYLEFYLSLLAWIINNGIWNILSDTGLFAAPFGAIILQEWLSARQQGADEGNKGLLSVPRIENRLWLAYIVVLFGCAPVFPLNLASMAFDDAASQRCGVSVAKPAETAWGTTFNTIGERSANVPIWWFLVHALSKGVTAAATAAIPCAPDIRQMRMEIDSSRIDNQVLLQEVADFTRDCYGYSRSRLFTNRPQLDKAQSHDASWVGSRYFLDTPGYYDTDRSRTPRVSWPYDETRDISLPRLENGAGYPTCKQWWSDSGIGLRERLIEQLDPSLLTQLKSWLTGRSSNEIEDATLRDLVSPRQQSMSMSPGQVYQDYGSSARGGSINQGLNNLATNTGLALGSFSNFPAMNALRAALPMVQAFLIMGVIISLPLILLVSTYQLKTVMTVTFALFTLHMLTFWWELARWVDSSMLDTLYNQVSASNQVLLSLPTSGFMDGTVTAQVIEYVMGAMFLVLPGLFLVAMSWAGYSIGSSLEGMLGSASKAAHGAASKGTDQLMGATKRII; encoded by the coding sequence ATGCTCATGAGCACTAACAGCTACCTGGAGTTTTACCTTTCCCTGCTGGCCTGGATCATCAACAACGGTATCTGGAACATCCTATCCGATACTGGATTGTTCGCCGCGCCCTTCGGCGCGATCATCTTGCAAGAATGGTTGTCGGCCCGTCAGCAAGGCGCAGATGAAGGCAACAAGGGATTGCTCTCGGTACCTCGAATCGAGAACCGGCTTTGGCTGGCCTACATTGTCGTATTGTTCGGCTGCGCGCCGGTCTTTCCGCTAAACCTCGCTTCAATGGCGTTTGATGATGCAGCGAGCCAACGCTGCGGTGTCAGCGTGGCCAAGCCAGCAGAAACTGCCTGGGGTACCACTTTCAACACCATCGGCGAACGCTCTGCAAACGTGCCAATCTGGTGGTTTCTGGTGCACGCCCTGAGCAAAGGAGTGACCGCAGCGGCCACCGCGGCCATCCCCTGCGCACCGGATATCCGACAGATGCGCATGGAGATCGACAGTTCTCGCATCGATAACCAGGTATTGCTACAGGAAGTCGCCGATTTTACTCGCGACTGCTACGGCTATTCCCGCTCTCGACTTTTCACCAACCGTCCTCAGTTAGACAAGGCACAAAGTCACGATGCGTCCTGGGTCGGCTCACGCTATTTTCTCGACACGCCGGGCTACTACGACACCGATCGCTCACGGACACCGCGAGTCAGCTGGCCCTATGATGAAACCCGCGATATTTCCTTGCCACGGTTGGAGAATGGCGCGGGCTACCCCACTTGCAAACAATGGTGGAGTGACAGCGGTATCGGGTTGCGCGAACGGTTGATCGAGCAGCTTGATCCGTCGCTGCTGACTCAACTGAAAAGCTGGTTGACTGGCCGTTCAAGCAACGAAATCGAGGATGCCACGCTGCGCGACCTGGTCAGCCCGCGCCAACAATCGATGTCCATGTCGCCCGGACAGGTGTACCAGGACTATGGCTCCAGTGCTCGCGGAGGGTCGATCAATCAGGGGCTCAATAACCTGGCGACCAACACTGGGCTGGCCCTCGGTTCCTTCAGCAACTTCCCGGCGATGAATGCGCTACGCGCCGCCCTACCCATGGTGCAGGCTTTCCTGATCATGGGCGTCATCATCAGCCTGCCACTGATCCTGCTGGTCAGTACCTACCAGCTAAAGACCGTCATGACGGTGACGTTCGCGCTGTTCACGCTGCACATGCTGACCTTCTGGTGGGAGTTGGCCCGCTGGGTCGACTCCAGCATGCTCGATACCTTGTACAACCAAGTCTCGGCGTCCAATCAGGTGCTGTTGTCGCTGCCGACATCCGGATTTATGGATGGAACCGTCACGGCACAGGTGATTGAGTATGTGATGGGGGCGATGTTCTTGGTTCTGCCAGGACTATTTCTAGTTGCCATGAGCTGGGCAGGCTACTCAATTGGCAGCAGCCTTGAAGGGATGCTAGGAAGTGCGAGCAAGGCAGCGCATGGCGCGGCAAGCAAAGGCACAGATCAGTTGATGGGAGCTACGAAAAGGATCATCTGA
- a CDS encoding integrating conjugative element protein, translating to MSRLLAGSWLGPMSLLLCGLLAVATHAHAAEDDYRLGTQGEVLDDRVMYTIGGGSAAGSPSSLYRPNGLGVGGSWQANMMCGNMSLTNTLQNQLNGVTEGFQQIMGSIVQNATQAVMSLPALIIQRANPGLYELLSNGVMQGRIDFDRSKLTCQAMAEKMADKVGQAGWGALAKNQEMQGNLEQTGGDAVAAVKNTEARNGNNGVSWVGGKKAGGSGQTPIRATSDVVRAGYNLLHNRSVDDSASISSSDCLGGAICQAWTSPQEESEWAVRVLGETEVATCDTCETLRATAGSGLTPLIQEAYGEHLKTLQGLLSGSLPPTPDNLSKASSPMLPVTRGVIEALRDDPDQELLARRLASETALSSVLDKALLLLRTLLAGSHEPNIASAEPAQTALTKNIDALEREIRLLQTDLLVRQMLATNTASLVLDRHAGGADASRTVEQGDPEPGRLNDADARRK from the coding sequence ATGAGTCGACTTCTCGCAGGATCATGGTTGGGCCCGATGAGCTTGTTGCTCTGCGGGCTGCTCGCCGTGGCCACGCATGCCCATGCCGCCGAGGACGATTACCGTCTAGGCACTCAAGGCGAAGTGCTCGATGACCGAGTGATGTACACCATCGGTGGCGGCTCTGCAGCGGGCTCGCCGAGCTCGCTCTATCGCCCTAACGGGCTCGGTGTCGGCGGATCCTGGCAGGCGAACATGATGTGCGGAAACATGAGCCTCACCAACACCTTGCAAAACCAGTTGAACGGCGTCACCGAAGGTTTCCAGCAGATCATGGGCAGCATTGTGCAGAACGCGACCCAAGCGGTGATGTCGCTGCCTGCGTTGATCATCCAGCGCGCCAACCCGGGTCTCTATGAGTTGTTGAGCAACGGAGTGATGCAGGGGCGTATCGACTTCGACCGTTCCAAGCTGACCTGCCAGGCCATGGCTGAGAAGATGGCGGACAAGGTCGGTCAAGCCGGCTGGGGCGCATTGGCCAAGAACCAGGAAATGCAGGGCAACCTCGAACAAACCGGCGGTGATGCGGTGGCTGCGGTGAAAAACACCGAGGCCCGTAACGGCAACAATGGGGTGTCTTGGGTCGGCGGGAAGAAGGCTGGAGGTAGCGGACAAACACCCATCCGGGCAACCTCCGATGTGGTGCGCGCGGGCTACAACCTGCTGCATAACCGGTCCGTGGATGACAGCGCGTCGATCAGTAGCAGTGATTGCCTGGGCGGCGCTATTTGCCAGGCATGGACCTCACCCCAAGAGGAATCCGAATGGGCTGTTCGAGTGTTGGGCGAGACCGAAGTCGCAACCTGCGACACCTGCGAGACTCTGCGGGCTACCGCTGGCAGCGGACTGACGCCGCTGATCCAGGAGGCCTACGGTGAACATCTCAAGACCCTGCAAGGATTGCTGTCCGGTTCTCTGCCGCCTACCCCTGACAATCTGAGCAAAGCCTCCAGCCCGATGCTGCCAGTGACCCGTGGTGTGATCGAAGCCCTGCGCGACGATCCTGATCAGGAACTCCTGGCGCGGCGCCTGGCCAGTGAGACGGCCCTGTCCAGTGTACTAGACAAGGCACTGCTGCTACTTCGCACGCTGCTGGCAGGCAGTCACGAACCGAACATCGCCTCCGCCGAGCCGGCCCAGACCGCCTTGACGAAAAACATCGACGCCCTGGAACGCGAAATCCGCCTGCTGCAGACCGACCTGCTGGTTCGGCAGATGCTGGCCACCAACACCGCCAGCCTGGTGCTCGATCGGCATGCCGGTGGTGCCGATGCTTCGCGCACCGTCGAGCAAGGCGACCCTGAGCCGGGCCGACTCAACGACGCTGACGCCAGGCGCAAGTGA
- a CDS encoding zeta toxin family protein encodes MTVPRLRVFAGPNGSGKSTMKSAVPSHLIGIYINPDEIEKAAKEGGRLEFSDFQLEVEGDEVLGFIKAHRLIRSTQLVEEASNIDFSNNGLNFQSVAMNSYFASVLSDFMRHKLLEAQLSFTFETVMSSEDKVAFMLKAKASGYRTYLYFVATEDPDININRVKNRVAAGGHPVPTEKIVQRYGRCLNLLPAAIAASNRAYIFDNSGADLVLLAEVTDGTDLEFRADEIPDWFMQAYVEKVFKDLLPG; translated from the coding sequence ATGACCGTCCCTCGGCTGAGGGTGTTTGCCGGCCCTAATGGTTCCGGTAAAAGCACAATGAAAAGTGCCGTCCCTTCCCACCTGATCGGGATCTACATCAACCCGGATGAAATCGAAAAGGCTGCCAAAGAGGGCGGACGCCTGGAATTCAGCGATTTTCAACTGGAAGTCGAAGGCGACGAGGTTCTCGGCTTTATCAAGGCGCACCGACTGATTCGGTCGACCCAGCTCGTTGAAGAGGCATCCAATATAGACTTCAGCAATAACGGCCTGAATTTCCAGTCCGTCGCGATGAATTCCTATTTTGCTTCCGTGCTCTCTGATTTCATGCGGCACAAGCTCCTTGAAGCCCAGTTGTCTTTCACCTTCGAAACGGTGATGTCTAGCGAGGACAAAGTCGCTTTTATGCTTAAGGCAAAAGCGTCGGGATATCGAACCTACCTCTACTTTGTCGCCACTGAAGATCCTGACATCAATATCAACAGGGTCAAGAACCGTGTCGCGGCAGGTGGGCACCCAGTCCCCACGGAAAAAATTGTGCAGCGCTACGGTCGTTGCCTGAACCTATTGCCAGCAGCCATCGCAGCCTCGAACCGGGCTTATATCTTTGATAACTCCGGCGCTGATCTGGTGCTGCTCGCTGAAGTAACAGACGGGACTGACCTTGAATTCAGGGCTGATGAGATCCCTGACTGGTTCATGCAAGCCTACGTGGAGAAGGTTTTCAAGGATTTGCTGCCGGGTTGA
- a CDS encoding TIGR03756 family integrating conjugative element protein has product MSAACPHISPQKLHPLMLSILLASGSSVALDTGNITASVLSPDCLEYRVVGICFWLLCTPFGCTVKTSTKVRHFIPELVVSSYATTGANPWTEMATLSSPISGAEGGGNLITPNTQRDNLPRFKNVDAIGHPGGWAATQLASQSGYACASGATAFMPYYLSTLDSLAWRHGIPESLYPESLVPGIREIGRQLAGNMWGNVYPRQGFLVQPDDFKAAAVMAQRAGDVITRNWQPHVYVPLTPVPRDGYWPPGPIVENDASTHKWQLLSPRVQPTCAIFPSEPVQSVDGGYSWSLWRPYSCCKREGQTFLFSIDFEGGTS; this is encoded by the coding sequence ATGTCTGCTGCCTGCCCGCACATTTCGCCCCAGAAATTACATCCGTTGATGCTGAGCATTCTGCTGGCATCCGGGTCAAGCGTAGCGCTGGATACCGGCAACATTACCGCCTCCGTACTTTCTCCAGACTGCCTCGAGTACAGAGTCGTCGGCATCTGCTTTTGGTTGCTCTGCACCCCCTTCGGCTGCACGGTTAAAACCTCAACCAAGGTTCGTCACTTCATTCCTGAGCTGGTGGTCTCGAGCTATGCCACCACCGGTGCCAATCCTTGGACCGAGATGGCCACCCTATCCTCTCCTATCAGTGGTGCGGAAGGAGGCGGTAACCTGATCACGCCGAACACCCAGCGCGATAATCTGCCTCGTTTCAAAAACGTTGATGCCATCGGTCATCCAGGTGGCTGGGCCGCCACGCAACTGGCCTCGCAATCCGGCTACGCCTGCGCCAGCGGCGCCACTGCGTTCATGCCCTATTACCTGAGCACTTTGGACTCACTGGCCTGGCGTCATGGCATCCCAGAAAGCCTTTACCCCGAGTCGCTTGTGCCCGGGATCCGTGAAATCGGTCGTCAGCTCGCGGGCAACATGTGGGGCAACGTCTATCCCCGGCAAGGATTTCTGGTACAACCCGACGACTTCAAAGCCGCTGCAGTGATGGCGCAGCGAGCGGGTGACGTCATTACCCGCAACTGGCAACCGCACGTGTATGTCCCGCTCACACCCGTACCACGCGATGGTTATTGGCCGCCTGGCCCAATCGTTGAAAACGACGCTTCGACCCACAAATGGCAATTGCTCTCCCCCCGGGTTCAACCCACATGTGCCATCTTCCCCAGTGAACCGGTGCAGAGCGTGGATGGCGGCTACTCCTGGTCGCTGTGGCGTCCCTATAGCTGCTGCAAGCGTGAGGGACAGACCTTCCTGTTCAGCATCGACTTCGAAGGTGGTACGTCATGA
- a CDS encoding LasR-specific antiactivator QslA: MDENYVSIPAADGCPSLLTPWGSEFAPMIERGVQCAQAWLNTPGDVPLWWELAQSRKTCPAGESQDAFEAGFLLRVQQRLQGVSP, encoded by the coding sequence ATGGACGAAAATTACGTTTCAATTCCGGCGGCGGACGGCTGCCCGAGCCTTTTGACACCGTGGGGCAGCGAATTTGCGCCTATGATCGAACGTGGCGTGCAATGCGCCCAGGCCTGGCTTAATACACCCGGTGACGTACCACTGTGGTGGGAACTGGCGCAGTCTCGGAAGACTTGTCCGGCAGGAGAATCTCAGGATGCTTTCGAAGCAGGATTTTTATTGAGAGTTCAGCAACGGCTTCAAGGCGTTTCACCGTAG
- a CDS encoding helix-turn-helix domain-containing protein, protein MTQDFEQLRLQLAENIRSMRRMKNLTQEQLALMAEVDRTYVSQIERGVGNPSLLVLCKLANIFEIKTDQLLIESDALARTLSAE, encoded by the coding sequence ATGACTCAAGACTTCGAACAGCTCCGTCTGCAACTCGCGGAAAATATCCGCTCGATGCGACGCATGAAGAACCTTACCCAGGAGCAATTGGCGCTCATGGCCGAGGTGGATCGTACCTACGTGAGTCAAATCGAACGAGGGGTAGGCAACCCGTCGTTATTGGTCCTCTGCAAACTCGCCAACATTTTCGAGATCAAAACGGATCAGTTGCTCATCGAGTCTGACGCGCTTGCTCGTACGCTGAGCGCTGAATGA
- a CDS encoding DUF3742 family protein has translation MPAQQPLQISRAHRWAYACGMSVKRVYRRLKGFESRVAKRAVATGMPAGGLLVRGSFLVTKLALILGLLFIGFWLVASVVTMIAVIGLLLSRAAIDGDLEGNDPGPDFLGANSYLGNYDDNGHYIGHSKSSSSDVR, from the coding sequence ATGCCGGCTCAGCAGCCACTTCAGATCTCCCGCGCACACCGCTGGGCATATGCATGCGGTATGTCCGTAAAACGTGTTTATCGCAGGTTGAAAGGATTTGAATCTCGTGTGGCTAAACGTGCGGTGGCGACAGGTATGCCTGCGGGTGGGCTATTGGTTCGTGGGAGCTTTCTGGTTACGAAGCTGGCACTCATCCTTGGGTTGCTCTTTATCGGTTTCTGGTTGGTAGCTTCTGTCGTAACGATGATTGCTGTGATTGGTCTCCTATTGTCCAGGGCTGCCATTGATGGGGATCTTGAAGGCAATGATCCAGGTCCAGACTTTTTAGGGGCCAACTCCTATCTAGGCAATTACGACGACAACGGCCATTACATCGGGCATTCCAAATCATCGAGTAGTGACGTCAGATGA